The following are from one region of the [Limnothrix rosea] IAM M-220 genome:
- a CDS encoding TIGR03032 family protein translates to MKLKSEFYKLPLHFDVEKLQAEVAQFTENDWQPHPQNFAGNSALLLVAVDGDPTNDALKGVMEPTPHLKKCPYLQQVLASFQTVIGRTRLMRLDSSAQVSAHTDAHYYWQQRVRVHVPIQTYPEVEFICGDRRVNMAAGETWIFDTSKMHNVINPTPNTRIHLVSDTVGTADFWNLVEKAKNTEELEENKETFQGDFIGFNPAQKSNLITENVNAPIVMSPWEQKHLVNLFWESFWEMDNSDLADVDHLEKTINNFQNEWMGLWSQYGTSKVGISAYQAALNKLEHQLKQFKGSNLKLHNGIGILSTLKQLLILPALNFDIATQTLDAIEQTSQAKSVFTFAQSLDALTQETQSIAGGDRHFDRPIFIIAAPRSGSTFLFETLRRSPSLLTIGDESHGVFESIPDLKPANRNYASNELTEADVTPEIAAQIKQNFLEKLEDFRGEKLKTPPSRFRFLEKTPKNALRIPFLQAIFPDARFIYLYREPKNNISSIIEAWKSGRFVTYRDLPGWTGKPWSLLLIPKWQRLKKKSVPKIATTQWETTHNIILKDLKNIPKNRLCGVNYDDLVQNPQREIQRLCDFAEIDWEVDLNQEQLPLSKFTVTPPDPNKWKKNAAALRTFLPKVQPTANKVSQFIKSISEVSSKSTAIASNIATPAEKMTSPKTENSAVPEEKTHEPPAVVSCSDSSIFAELLRQLNCSVVITAPSDDQIISLCSVDGHLHSHSRNFAKPGAFWADRARLDLVTQYQLSHFRNMAAVAKKLEPQGTYDACYLHRKGHVIGELFVEDLGYAQGQVWGVSSRFSCLFTIDAPYSFVPRWKPAFLKTLAPNDACHLNGLAIADDVPKYVTALSATSTPQGWRQTALDQGVLIDVDSNEIIAGNLKSPTAPRWYQDKLWLLESTTGHFSVVDLNSGNLEQITQIPGFSRSLTFMGDYAFIAVDNLPTEFEGQAGVWVVDLKAGSIAAHSIFQDIERCHGIQVLPKTMRPDITNFEEVLIGSSYALSQAALKEVAMAK, encoded by the coding sequence ATGAAATTAAAGTCTGAGTTTTATAAGCTACCTCTACATTTTGATGTGGAAAAACTTCAAGCAGAAGTTGCTCAATTTACGGAAAATGATTGGCAGCCCCACCCACAAAATTTTGCCGGAAATTCAGCTTTACTTTTGGTGGCAGTCGATGGCGACCCCACGAATGATGCCCTCAAAGGGGTAATGGAACCAACACCCCATCTAAAAAAATGTCCCTATTTACAGCAGGTATTAGCGAGTTTTCAAACGGTGATTGGTCGTACTCGTTTAATGCGTTTGGATTCGTCAGCTCAGGTCTCTGCTCACACTGATGCTCACTATTATTGGCAACAAAGGGTTCGTGTTCATGTCCCTATTCAAACTTACCCTGAAGTTGAGTTTATTTGTGGCGATCGCCGGGTAAATATGGCAGCGGGAGAAACTTGGATTTTTGATACGTCGAAAATGCATAATGTTATTAATCCGACTCCAAATACCAGAATACATTTAGTTTCAGATACTGTCGGCACAGCAGACTTTTGGAATTTAGTTGAAAAGGCTAAAAATACCGAAGAATTAGAGGAGAATAAAGAAACTTTTCAAGGGGATTTTATTGGTTTTAATCCTGCTCAAAAATCTAATTTAATTACAGAAAATGTTAATGCACCGATTGTCATGTCTCCGTGGGAGCAGAAGCATCTTGTTAATTTATTTTGGGAAAGCTTTTGGGAAATGGATAATTCTGATTTGGCAGATGTAGATCATCTAGAAAAGACGATTAATAATTTCCAAAATGAATGGATGGGTCTATGGTCTCAATATGGTACGAGCAAGGTCGGTATTTCTGCTTATCAAGCAGCCTTAAATAAGCTCGAACATCAACTAAAACAATTTAAAGGCAGCAACCTAAAACTCCACAATGGTATTGGTATTCTTTCGACCCTAAAGCAGCTGTTAATATTGCCTGCGCTGAACTTTGATATTGCCACCCAGACTTTAGATGCTATCGAGCAAACGTCCCAAGCGAAAAGTGTATTTACCTTCGCACAATCCCTTGATGCACTCACTCAAGAAACCCAGTCTATTGCAGGGGGCGATCGCCATTTTGATCGACCAATTTTTATTATTGCAGCCCCTAGATCTGGTAGTACATTTCTCTTTGAAACCCTAAGGCGATCGCCTTCTTTACTGACTATTGGCGATGAAAGCCATGGTGTTTTTGAGTCGATTCCAGACCTAAAGCCCGCTAATCGTAACTATGCCTCCAATGAACTGACTGAAGCTGATGTCACGCCAGAAATTGCAGCACAAATTAAACAAAACTTTTTAGAGAAATTAGAAGATTTTCGTGGTGAAAAACTGAAGACACCACCAAGCCGCTTCCGATTCCTAGAAAAAACCCCAAAAAACGCGTTGCGAATTCCTTTTTTACAGGCAATTTTTCCTGATGCACGCTTTATTTATCTCTACCGCGAACCAAAAAATAATATCAGCAGCATCATTGAAGCTTGGAAGTCTGGACGCTTTGTAACCTATCGAGATTTGCCCGGTTGGACAGGAAAGCCTTGGTCTTTACTTCTCATTCCAAAATGGCAGCGGCTCAAGAAAAAATCTGTACCTAAAATCGCGACAACTCAGTGGGAAACAACCCACAATATTATTCTCAAAGACTTAAAAAATATTCCCAAGAATCGGCTATGTGGAGTCAATTATGATGACTTAGTTCAAAATCCTCAGCGAGAGATTCAACGGTTATGTGACTTTGCAGAAATTGACTGGGAAGTTGATCTTAATCAAGAACAATTGCCCCTTTCAAAATTTACAGTTACTCCCCCCGACCCAAATAAATGGAAAAAGAATGCTGCGGCTCTAAGGACTTTCTTGCCGAAAGTTCAACCGACTGCAAATAAAGTTTCCCAGTTTATTAAGTCCATTTCAGAGGTTAGTTCCAAAAGTACGGCGATCGCCTCCAACATTGCCACTCCAGCAGAGAAGATGACCTCTCCTAAAACAGAAAATTCGGCAGTACCGGAAGAGAAAACCCATGAACCGCCTGCCGTTGTTAGCTGTTCTGACTCGAGTATTTTTGCTGAGTTGTTACGTCAATTGAACTGTTCGGTGGTGATTACAGCCCCTTCAGATGATCAGATCATTAGCCTTTGTAGCGTCGATGGACATCTGCATAGTCATAGCCGAAATTTTGCGAAACCCGGAGCTTTTTGGGCTGATCGTGCCCGACTTGATTTGGTGACACAATATCAGCTGAGTCATTTTCGGAATATGGCAGCTGTGGCGAAAAAGCTGGAACCCCAAGGAACCTATGATGCTTGCTATCTACACCGTAAAGGTCATGTTATTGGAGAACTTTTTGTCGAGGATTTAGGCTACGCTCAGGGTCAAGTGTGGGGCGTGAGTAGTCGTTTTTCTTGTTTATTTACCATTGATGCGCCCTATAGTTTTGTACCGCGCTGGAAACCGGCTTTTCTTAAAACCTTAGCTCCCAATGATGCTTGTCATCTAAACGGTCTGGCGATCGCCGATGATGTGCCAAAATATGTAACGGCTTTAAGCGCAACTTCCACACCCCAAGGCTGGCGACAAACTGCCCTTGATCAAGGTGTATTAATCGATGTGGACAGTAACGAAATTATCGCTGGTAATTTGAAATCGCCCACTGCACCGCGCTGGTACCAAGACAAATTGTGGCTACTAGAATCCACAACCGGCCACTTTTCCGTCGTCGATCTAAACTCTGGGAACTTAGAACAAATTACGCAAATTCCCGGCTTTTCGAGAAGTCTGACATTTATGGGTGACTATGCTTTTATTGCAGTCGATAACTTACCGACAGAATTTGAAGGTCAAGCCGGTGTTTGGGTGGTTGATTTAAAGGCTGGCAGCATTGCAGCCCATTCTATATTTCAAGATATTGAGCGTTGCCATGGCATACAGGTTTTGCCAAAGACCATGCGCCCCGATATTACAAACTTTGAGGAGGTTTTGATTGGGTCTTCCTATGCCCTATCTCAAGCTGCGTTAAAGGAAGTTGCCATGGCTAAGTAA